The Candidatus Nanohalococcus occultus genome contains a region encoding:
- a CDS encoding transglutaminase domain-containing protein, which produces MPINSGQFRTHKGIKFLRGISLDSSSKDGYSLKIPSPDIPSVEQLHREFSANYNHGTDFEAAEKLSYFIAEEFEYEDISDNKNEIWLTKGLQERKGVCKEQAATYQVLAQRIGLDSEYLKGTLPMGGKRYRHAWNKVETKEGTMLADPTNNRFGEYSQVKQDNNYIEGEQLVSIRPDQNMSDVRDFLEQ; this is translated from the coding sequence ATGCCTATCAACTCAGGCCAGTTCCGTACACACAAAGGAATCAAATTCTTACGAGGCATAAGTTTAGACAGCAGTTCTAAAGACGGATACTCGCTAAAAATACCTAGTCCGGACATACCTTCCGTAGAACAGTTACACAGAGAGTTCTCCGCAAACTACAACCATGGAACTGATTTCGAGGCCGCTGAAAAACTATCCTATTTCATAGCTGAAGAGTTCGAATACGAAGATATCTCGGACAACAAAAACGAAATCTGGCTTACAAAAGGTCTACAAGAGAGAAAAGGAGTTTGTAAAGAACAAGCAGCGACCTACCAGGTTCTCGCACAGAGAATCGGTCTGGACTCAGAATATCTTAAGGGAACCCTGCCTATGGGCGGAAAAAGGTACAGACATGCCTGGAACAAAGTAGAAACTAAAGAAGGGACGATGCTAGCTGACCCAACAAACAACAGATTCGGAGAGTACTCTCAGGTGAAACAGGATAATAACTACATAGAGGGCGAGCAGCTGGTCAGTATCAGACCAGATCAAAACATGTCGGACGTCAGAGATTTCCTAGAACAGTAG
- a CDS encoding citryl-CoA lyase, whose product MTDWKTNISKSGEDPEVRGEKLEEVMEMEFSDAIWLVLKGEKPSENESEMFKTILSSSIDHGVGNPSTVSARTVQSGGNGMNTSVAAGILALGDKHGGAIEDCMKMIQSEKSAEEIVEEKLEKGETIPGIGHKIYKDEDPRASKMLEKAEELGIRGEFTEKICEIRDEFSERKVELVLNVDGAIAGIMSDLGWDHRLGKGIFIIARTPGLVAHVHEEMDEEDFRREDGEYLG is encoded by the coding sequence ATGACTGACTGGAAAACAAACATATCGAAGTCAGGTGAGGACCCAGAGGTACGTGGAGAAAAGCTCGAGGAGGTAATGGAGATGGAGTTTTCCGATGCTATCTGGCTCGTGCTTAAAGGAGAGAAACCTTCGGAGAACGAATCGGAGATGTTCAAAACTATTCTCTCAAGCTCTATCGATCACGGCGTAGGAAATCCTTCAACCGTCTCGGCCCGAACCGTACAGAGCGGAGGCAACGGCATGAACACTTCTGTTGCGGCCGGAATACTTGCTTTAGGTGACAAACACGGCGGAGCTATCGAAGACTGTATGAAAATGATCCAGAGCGAGAAATCCGCTGAAGAGATAGTAGAGGAAAAACTCGAGAAAGGCGAGACCATTCCAGGAATCGGCCACAAGATCTACAAAGACGAGGATCCTAGAGCCAGTAAAATGCTGGAGAAAGCAGAGGAGCTAGGGATACGCGGAGAGTTCACCGAGAAAATTTGTGAGATCAGAGATGAGTTTTCCGAGAGAAAGGTCGAATTGGTGTTAAACGTTGACGGAGCGATCGCAGGTATCATGAGCGATCTCGGCTGGGATCACAGGCTTGGAAAAGGAATATTCATAATCGCGCGAACACCAGGTCTCGTAGCGCATGTACATGAGGAAATGGATGAAGAGGACTTCCGTAGGGAAGACGGAGAGTACCTCGGCTAG
- a CDS encoding 30S ribosomal protein S9: MSESVQATGKRKTAKARATVKEGDGTIRVNSRPLHTMTEMAQNRIKEPLTIAGDITEEVEIRVTANGGGKQGQAEAIRMAVARGLVDYTGDEDLKHDFLDYDRNMLVEDPRRTETRKPSQSSKGARHKQQKSYR, translated from the coding sequence ATGAGTGAATCAGTACAGGCAACCGGAAAACGTAAGACAGCGAAGGCAAGAGCCACAGTAAAGGAAGGAGACGGAACAATCAGAGTTAACTCCCGTCCTCTACACACAATGACAGAGATGGCTCAGAACCGGATCAAAGAACCTCTTACGATCGCCGGAGATATCACGGAAGAAGTTGAAATCCGAGTCACCGCCAACGGAGGCGGAAAGCAGGGACAGGCAGAGGCAATCCGAATGGCTGTTGCCCGAGGACTCGTAGACTACACAGGCGATGAAGACCTGAAACATGACTTTTTGGACTACGACAGAAACATGCTTGTCGAAGATCCAAGACGTACAGAGACCAGAAAACCTTCCCAGTCGAGCAAGGGCGCCCGACACAAACAGCAGAAATCCTACCGTTAA
- a CDS encoding HIT family protein, whose translation MSEDCVFCKIIEGQIPSNKVYEDENVVAFLDANPVSKGHTLVVPKAHVDTVFDAESMEYMWKPIVKVANAIREAFDVEDMNINQNNGSLAGQEVDHLHFHLTPRYDGSEIDISYNRSEPENADEVAEQIRSKTA comes from the coding sequence ATGAGCGAAGACTGTGTATTCTGTAAGATTATAGAAGGACAAATCCCTTCGAATAAAGTATACGAGGATGAAAACGTGGTTGCTTTCCTGGATGCGAACCCGGTCTCGAAGGGTCACACGTTGGTTGTTCCAAAGGCGCACGTCGATACAGTGTTCGACGCAGAGAGCATGGAGTACATGTGGAAGCCTATTGTGAAGGTTGCGAACGCCATCAGAGAAGCCTTCGACGTTGAAGACATGAACATCAACCAGAACAATGGTTCTCTTGCCGGACAGGAAGTAGATCACCTACATTTCCACCTGACTCCGCGTTACGACGGATCTGAGATCGATATAAGCTACAATCGCTCGGAACCGGAAAACGCAGATGAGGTAGCAGAGCAGATCAGGTCGAAAACAGCCTGA
- a CDS encoding 50S ribosomal protein L18e, whose product MSKKADPTNPVLLETIELLNRQEAPIWNDIAENLEKVNRRRPEVNVSDIERVAEEGETVVVPGKVLGSGRLTKEVNVAAFKASSGARQKIEEDGQFMFIRDLVEENPEGSDVKVVK is encoded by the coding sequence ATGAGTAAAAAAGCAGATCCAACGAATCCAGTGCTTTTAGAGACGATCGAGCTTCTTAACAGACAGGAGGCTCCGATCTGGAACGATATAGCAGAAAATCTAGAGAAAGTTAACCGCAGACGACCTGAAGTCAACGTAAGCGATATTGAACGCGTTGCCGAGGAAGGCGAGACAGTTGTTGTCCCAGGGAAGGTCTTGGGAAGCGGAAGACTGACAAAAGAAGTAAACGTAGCAGCTTTCAAGGCTTCTTCAGGCGCCCGTCAGAAGATCGAAGAGGACGGACAGTTCATGTTCATCCGAGATCTTGTAGAAGAGAACCCTGAAGGATCAGATGTGAAGGTGGTCAAATAA
- a CDS encoding ATP-grasp domain-containing protein, whose amino-acid sequence MPHSCLSFQRPSFDVKLQENEAKKLLKEHGLTVPQRGLDGDKEYVVKAQVLANHRKENGGIKFAKGEKQAKALEKEIKGTQLEGQDIQDVLIEEKIDFQEEYYVSFTYDTETRKPALIFSKEGGTGIENREVSKLPLEDTSQFRFRQFLAENGFEGKEIIKLGMELQKLFEAFLEADGRLLEINPLAKTDDGYVILDAMMDLDDDASYRHSWDYPERSAFDREKTSREIRAKKIDENDHRGVAGKYTELEGDIGMMLAGGGASLTNMDALIACGGKPANYTEYGGNPPTEKVYKLSKVIMSKELNGLWHVGGTANNTDVLRTMKGFVQALEEEKPDYPIVIRRDGPNADEAFELLREKKEELDLNMKLFRNDTPMTETAETLMEMVEAFKEDEK is encoded by the coding sequence ATGCCGCACAGCTGTTTAAGTTTTCAAAGACCAAGTTTCGACGTGAAGCTACAGGAAAATGAAGCCAAAAAACTGCTGAAAGAACACGGTCTGACAGTGCCGCAGCGAGGTCTTGACGGAGACAAAGAATACGTTGTTAAGGCTCAAGTTCTGGCCAACCATAGAAAGGAAAACGGCGGCATTAAGTTCGCTAAAGGAGAAAAACAGGCCAAGGCGCTTGAAAAAGAGATTAAAGGCACCCAGCTCGAAGGCCAGGATATTCAAGACGTTTTAATCGAAGAAAAAATAGATTTCCAGGAAGAATACTACGTATCTTTTACCTACGACACCGAAACCCGTAAACCGGCATTAATCTTCTCGAAAGAAGGCGGAACAGGCATAGAAAACAGAGAAGTCTCAAAACTGCCGCTCGAAGACACTTCGCAGTTCCGTTTCAGACAGTTCCTGGCGGAAAACGGGTTCGAAGGCAAGGAAATAATCAAGCTCGGCATGGAGCTACAGAAACTGTTCGAAGCCTTCTTGGAAGCCGACGGGCGTTTGCTCGAGATAAATCCTCTAGCGAAGACAGACGATGGCTATGTTATCCTGGATGCTATGATGGATCTTGACGACGACGCTAGTTATCGGCACAGCTGGGATTATCCGGAACGTTCGGCCTTTGATCGGGAAAAAACCAGCAGAGAGATCAGAGCGAAAAAGATAGATGAAAACGACCATCGCGGAGTCGCAGGCAAATACACCGAGCTGGAAGGAGACATAGGAATGATGCTTGCCGGCGGAGGCGCATCACTGACCAACATGGATGCGCTGATCGCATGCGGAGGAAAGCCGGCGAACTACACCGAGTACGGCGGAAACCCGCCGACCGAGAAAGTCTACAAGCTCTCGAAAGTCATAATGTCGAAAGAGCTAAACGGCCTCTGGCACGTCGGAGGCACCGCAAACAACACCGACGTTCTCCGAACGATGAAAGGCTTCGTTCAGGCTCTCGAAGAGGAAAAACCTGATTATCCTATTGTGATACGGAGAGACGGGCCGAACGCCGATGAAGCCTTCGAACTACTCCGCGAGAAAAAAGAAGAACTCGATCTGAACATGAAACTGTTTAGAAACGACACGCCGATGACAGAGACAGCTGAAACCCTGATGGAGATGGTCGAAGCATTCAAGGAGGACGAAAAATGA
- a CDS encoding DNA-directed RNA polymerase subunit N codes for MEIPVRCLSCGKVIGDKWEEFKERTEEDGEHPKEVMDDLGLERYCCRTIFMTHVDTVEEVAEHKIT; via the coding sequence GTGGAAATTCCAGTCAGATGCCTTTCATGTGGTAAGGTTATCGGCGACAAGTGGGAAGAGTTCAAGGAACGAACTGAAGAAGACGGCGAGCATCCAAAGGAAGTTATGGATGACCTAGGCCTGGAGCGTTACTGCTGCAGAACAATCTTCATGACTCACGTTGATACGGTCGAAGAAGTCGCAGAGCATAAGATTACGTAA
- a CDS encoding DUF4352 domain-containing protein, protein MGAEANGQFLIVDMSVMNDADESIRMRTSSVNLMVGDAEYSPNTEASVYMDNSFSFEQLNPGVQVDGQIAYDVPQSTSADTVELKVNPVGLFSTAEPHYVNLGE, encoded by the coding sequence ATGGGCGCAGAAGCAAACGGACAGTTCCTGATAGTGGATATGTCAGTAATGAACGACGCAGATGAGTCAATCCGTATGAGGACTTCCAGCGTCAATCTCATGGTTGGAGACGCAGAATACAGTCCGAACACAGAAGCATCAGTCTACATGGACAACAGCTTCTCATTCGAACAGCTTAACCCAGGAGTACAGGTAGATGGACAAATAGCCTACGATGTACCACAATCCACAAGTGCAGACACAGTAGAACTCAAGGTTAATCCTGTAGGACTGTTCTCAACCGCAGAGCCTCACTATGTAAACTTAGGAGAATAG
- a CDS encoding lipoate--protein ligase family protein, with translation MNWRFLKFERYDPFFKTGLNDALSESVRETGIPVVFLAGWSKKTVNVGRSQSIEERVSLGKCEDDDITVVRRQGGGGTTFLTPEGEITWGLVAPDEYFPDDVNQIYREKCGLIADAVEKLGIDARHEPVNDVVTENGKISGSTIRRKDGVTYFGGTLLYKSNPKEMFRYIKPGDDKKKGKHIENFKERVSSVSKESEASFEESQEALRSKLLEGKNWEISELTEGEIGRARSLGNKYRGREWLYRE, from the coding sequence ATGAACTGGCGATTCCTCAAGTTCGAAAGATACGATCCGTTTTTCAAGACAGGATTGAACGATGCCTTGAGTGAATCAGTTAGAGAAACCGGCATACCTGTTGTTTTTCTGGCCGGCTGGAGTAAGAAAACGGTTAACGTCGGCAGAAGCCAGAGTATCGAGGAAAGAGTCAGTTTGGGAAAATGTGAAGACGATGACATAACCGTTGTTCGACGCCAGGGAGGTGGAGGAACGACTTTCCTGACACCTGAAGGAGAGATCACTTGGGGCTTAGTGGCTCCGGACGAGTACTTTCCCGATGATGTAAACCAGATCTACCGGGAAAAATGCGGGTTGATAGCGGATGCTGTCGAGAAACTAGGTATAGATGCCAGACACGAACCTGTAAACGACGTTGTAACGGAAAACGGGAAGATTTCAGGTTCGACTATCCGGCGGAAGGACGGCGTTACATACTTCGGAGGAACCTTGCTGTACAAATCAAATCCCAAGGAAATGTTTAGATACATTAAGCCAGGTGACGATAAGAAAAAAGGCAAACACATCGAAAATTTCAAAGAACGGGTTAGTTCGGTAAGTAAAGAATCAGAGGCCTCATTTGAGGAATCTCAAGAGGCTTTAAGATCCAAGCTCCTGGAGGGCAAAAACTGGGAGATCTCAGAGCTTACAGAGGGAGAAATCGGCAGAGCCAGGTCTCTTGGAAATAAATACCGTGGCCGTGAATGGTTGTACAGAGAATGA
- a CDS encoding 50S ribosomal protein L13 produces MSLTIDAEGKILGRLATKIAREAKDGKEVNIVNADKVVISGSKEEVIANYRQKYERGTRHDGPYYPKAPHKILKRTVRNMLPYKSKEGREAFSRVKAYLGVPHDMEEITEVDVKEGDDLRYRNYVKLGEVSKSIGWTPRGDLK; encoded by the coding sequence ATGAGTCTAACAATTGATGCTGAAGGAAAAATCCTCGGCCGGCTCGCGACAAAGATCGCGAGAGAAGCCAAGGACGGCAAGGAAGTAAACATTGTCAACGCAGACAAAGTAGTTATCTCAGGAAGCAAGGAGGAAGTAATCGCTAACTACAGACAGAAATACGAGAGAGGTACACGCCACGACGGTCCTTACTACCCGAAGGCACCTCACAAGATTCTGAAGAGAACCGTTAGAAACATGCTTCCTTACAAGTCCAAGGAAGGACGTGAAGCATTCTCAAGAGTCAAGGCTTACCTAGGAGTTCCTCACGACATGGAAGAAATTACAGAAGTCGATGTGAAGGAAGGAGACGATCTCCGGTACCGGAACTATGTAAAGCTTGGCGAAGTCTCTAAATCTATTGGATGGACTCCAAGAGGCGATCTTAAATGA
- a CDS encoding ZIP family metal transporter codes for MALIESLVLVFVAGFITDLATGIGAIPFFFVDEMSDRLLVALWGLAAGIMSSASVLGLIPEGLAAGTVLEVGAGMALGFGLVIGARKLVGDVELEPKHFKEADLKRLIVILGVLTVHSFPEGIAIGVSFAEMGLEGGIPMFGLAVPMLAITMTIAISIHNIPEGIAISIPFKSMKISNWKMLGGTIFSSLPQPIGAVIAYFFVEQAQWILAPGFGFAAGAMLYLVATEFVEESREQAVECAWGRNFLIGGLAGFVFMVPFFLVGQAQFMELLDFISVVGTP; via the coding sequence ATGGCTCTGATAGAGTCGTTAGTACTTGTATTTGTAGCCGGCTTCATAACTGATTTAGCGACAGGAATAGGCGCCATACCGTTTTTCTTTGTGGACGAGATGAGTGACCGGCTTCTGGTAGCACTCTGGGGGCTGGCTGCCGGTATAATGAGTTCGGCATCCGTACTCGGTTTGATACCTGAAGGTTTAGCTGCCGGCACTGTTCTTGAGGTCGGAGCGGGGATGGCACTTGGTTTCGGACTTGTTATTGGCGCGAGAAAACTTGTGGGAGATGTCGAGCTGGAACCGAAACATTTCAAGGAAGCGGATCTCAAACGGTTGATTGTAATTCTAGGTGTCTTAACTGTTCACAGCTTCCCGGAAGGGATCGCAATCGGGGTTTCATTCGCAGAAATGGGTCTTGAAGGAGGAATACCAATGTTCGGCCTAGCGGTGCCAATGCTTGCGATAACAATGACTATCGCTATCTCAATCCACAACATTCCGGAGGGAATAGCCATCTCGATTCCTTTCAAGTCCATGAAGATCAGCAACTGGAAGATGCTTGGAGGAACAATTTTCTCAAGTCTTCCACAGCCTATTGGCGCGGTTATCGCATACTTCTTCGTAGAACAGGCCCAGTGGATTCTCGCACCAGGATTCGGTTTCGCGGCCGGAGCAATGCTTTATTTGGTAGCAACTGAGTTCGTAGAAGAGTCTAGAGAGCAGGCCGTAGAATGTGCTTGGGGTCGTAATTTCCTGATCGGAGGTTTAGCTGGCTTTGTGTTTATGGTGCCGTTTTTCCTCGTAGGTCAGGCACAGTTCATGGAGTTACTTGATTTCATCTCCGTAGTAGGAACGCCTTGA
- a CDS encoding cob(I)yrinic acid a,c-diamide adenosyltransferase, translating to MVYTGNGDRGRTDLSSGERVSKSSERIQAFGTVDELNSLTGVCASFTEGKKDELETIQNELHILQAELANREPDTKITQENIDRLEDLCDHYQDECPPLRDFVLAGGCKSAAQLHNARSVNRRAERKIVQLDQNEEIREEVLAYINRLSDLFFLMARHENHLNNVEEKNPVY from the coding sequence ATGGTCTATACAGGCAACGGGGACAGAGGACGGACAGATCTTTCTTCAGGTGAGAGAGTTTCCAAATCAAGCGAGCGAATCCAGGCGTTCGGCACCGTCGATGAACTGAACTCACTGACAGGTGTCTGTGCGAGCTTCACCGAGGGGAAAAAAGACGAACTCGAGACGATCCAAAACGAGTTACACATACTACAAGCAGAACTCGCGAACAGAGAGCCAGATACCAAGATAACTCAGGAAAACATCGACAGACTCGAAGATCTATGCGACCACTACCAAGACGAATGCCCACCACTGCGCGATTTCGTGCTTGCCGGAGGCTGTAAATCCGCCGCCCAGCTACACAATGCCCGGAGCGTCAACCGTAGAGCTGAGAGAAAGATCGTTCAACTGGATCAAAACGAAGAAATACGGGAAGAAGTCCTGGCCTACATCAACCGGTTAAGCGACCTGTTCTTCCTGATGGCCCGACATGAAAACCACTTGAACAATGTGGAAGAGAAGAATCCGGTTTACTGA
- a CDS encoding PH domain-containing protein, translating into MNKEFDWLTLDSDEEVIWHGNPKIQRLIGFTFTDYVVTNQALYRKSGIFSRNVQKIGLDKVQNISFSQGLLGKNFGYGNVDISTAGGSGVEMRFLGIQEPKTVQETINRQTKTDKKGSEKTEKDLLKAILGELQELNENLS; encoded by the coding sequence ATGAACAAAGAATTCGACTGGCTTACATTGGACAGCGATGAAGAGGTTATATGGCACGGCAACCCTAAAATCCAGCGTTTAATCGGCTTCACTTTCACGGACTACGTTGTGACAAATCAGGCGCTTTACAGGAAATCCGGGATCTTCAGCCGGAACGTACAGAAAATCGGGCTGGACAAAGTTCAAAATATCTCATTTAGCCAGGGGCTGCTGGGCAAAAACTTTGGATACGGAAACGTCGATATCAGCACAGCAGGTGGCAGCGGAGTTGAGATGAGGTTCCTTGGAATCCAGGAACCGAAAACCGTACAGGAGACGATCAACCGGCAGACAAAGACCGATAAGAAAGGATCGGAAAAGACAGAAAAAGATCTGTTGAAAGCTATTCTCGGCGAACTACAGGAGCTAAACGAGAATCTAAGCTAG
- a CDS encoding succinate--CoA ligase subunit alpha translates to MSIFVDKDTKVLVQGITGREASEKVPEMLEYGTEVLAGVTPGKGGKEVAGVPVYDSVAQAMDENPGINTSLIYVPPFAAKDAAFEAIENDIELLNIITERIPVKDTWKILRKAEKNNVTVVGPTSVGIMTPEECKLGPIGGNQPGKAYDKGKVGIISKSGGMTTETAWTIKQAGYGVSTAVAIGGDILAGTTFADALKEFEEDEETEVVVMYGELGGTYEQEAAELIENGNFTKPLVAFIAGEFTENLPSRNYGHAGAIIRGDSGKPSVKKKKLRDAGAYVVDKHHEIQGKLGDLL, encoded by the coding sequence ATGAGTATATTCGTAGACAAAGACACGAAAGTCCTTGTCCAGGGAATAACGGGCAGAGAGGCATCGGAGAAAGTCCCGGAGATGCTAGAGTATGGAACAGAAGTCCTTGCCGGAGTAACTCCGGGCAAAGGAGGGAAAGAAGTTGCGGGCGTGCCAGTATACGATTCGGTTGCACAGGCAATGGATGAAAATCCAGGTATAAACACGTCTCTAATTTACGTCCCGCCGTTTGCGGCGAAAGACGCAGCCTTTGAGGCGATTGAAAACGACATAGAGTTGCTTAATATTATCACCGAGCGCATACCGGTCAAAGACACTTGGAAGATACTTCGAAAAGCCGAGAAAAACAACGTGACCGTTGTAGGCCCGACCTCTGTAGGTATCATGACGCCAGAGGAATGTAAGCTAGGTCCAATCGGCGGAAACCAGCCTGGGAAAGCTTACGATAAAGGAAAGGTAGGTATTATCTCGAAGTCCGGAGGGATGACAACTGAGACGGCTTGGACGATCAAACAGGCAGGATATGGGGTATCGACCGCAGTAGCAATCGGAGGTGACATCTTGGCCGGCACAACTTTCGCCGATGCGCTTAAAGAGTTCGAAGAAGATGAGGAAACAGAGGTCGTTGTAATGTATGGAGAGCTAGGCGGAACATACGAACAGGAGGCCGCAGAGCTAATTGAGAACGGGAATTTCACCAAGCCCTTGGTTGCGTTCATCGCAGGAGAGTTTACGGAGAACCTTCCGTCCCGTAACTATGGTCATGCTGGAGCGATCATACGTGGAGATTCGGGTAAGCCATCGGTTAAAAAGAAAAAGCTGAGAGACGCAGGCGCATATGTGGTCGATAAACACCATGAGATACAGGGTAAACTGGGTGATCTGCTGTGA
- a CDS encoding YbhB/YbcL family Raf kinase inhibitor-like protein, with the protein MKLNAPELGDENELKEKHGYMGENVNPALQIEDVPEKANALALVFEDPDAQEMAGKTWLHWLVWNIPADTGRIESDESPGIEGTTDFKKTGYNGPNPPDGEHEVVFKLYALNEELDLQEEATLDEFEEAIGGKVVVKTELKAVYPYDHIVRD; encoded by the coding sequence ATGAAACTGAATGCTCCTGAACTTGGAGATGAAAACGAACTGAAGGAAAAACACGGATACATGGGAGAAAACGTCAACCCAGCCCTACAGATCGAAGACGTACCGGAGAAAGCGAATGCTCTCGCACTGGTTTTTGAAGACCCTGATGCCCAGGAGATGGCAGGGAAAACCTGGCTTCACTGGCTTGTATGGAACATCCCGGCCGACACAGGGAGAATTGAAAGCGATGAGTCCCCGGGAATCGAGGGAACAACTGATTTCAAGAAAACAGGTTACAACGGCCCGAACCCGCCGGATGGAGAACACGAAGTAGTCTTCAAACTATATGCTTTGAACGAAGAACTTGACCTGCAGGAAGAAGCAACCCTGGATGAGTTCGAAGAAGCGATTGGAGGAAAAGTTGTGGTGAAAACTGAGCTTAAGGCAGTCTATCCTTACGATCACATAGTTCGGGACTAG